The Ahaetulla prasina isolate Xishuangbanna chromosome 11, ASM2864084v1, whole genome shotgun sequence genome contains a region encoding:
- the SRPX2 gene encoding sushi repeat-containing protein SRPX2 isoform X5 gives MTQHFLRLPHPCFCCSFLPMKPSLIATPGSAGVAWGGRVRGRRPRYLFHLACFWLLELSQGSRCSRGSRYSVEESQTDDVYHTEASSVPAPDYQEIRCHTLPALQHGSYQCSNGVKVDSHCHYSCQLGYHLEGDRSRVCMEEGRWSGSVPICVDIEPPQIRCPDSRERIAEPGKLTATVYWDPPRAKDSADGIIKKLKRRGPEPGSEFSEGEHLIRYAVYDRAHNRATCKFLLRVRVSRCPILKAPEHGYLSCTSAGNNYGAVCEYQCDGGYELEGARSRVCQSSRQWTGSQPRCTPMQINVEVNSVTGLLDQFYEKRRLLVVSAPDSSDRYYKMQNAMLQQATCGLDMRHMSVIELVGLPPRDVGRIRELQLSQKIVEELRQLLHLSHSRFNVVLIDKDGVDRDRYIQPVTPDELFAFVDMYLLSPQEQLQQAQNRDMCE, from the exons atgactcagcacttcctacgcctgccccacccctgcttctgttgttcattcctgcctatgaaaccaagcctgattgccacgcctgggtctgcaggcgtggcctggggaggaagagtcaggggacggaggcctcgttatctcttccacctggcctgcttctggctcctggagctcagccaggggagccggtgctcccgag GGTCTAGATATTCCGTGGAAGAAAGTCAAACTGACGACGTGTACCATACAGAAGCTTCCAGTGTCCCTGCTCCAGATTATCAAG AGATTCGATGTCACACATTGCCAGCACTTCAGCATGGGTCGTACCAGTGCTCCAATGGGGTGAAGGTTGATTCTCACTGTCACTACAGCTGCCAACTCGGGTATCATCTAGAAGGTGACCGCAGCCGTGTGTGCATGGAAGAAGGGCGCTGGAGCGGTAGCGTGCCAATTTGTGTAG ACATAGAACCTCCTCAAATCCGGTGTCCGGATTCTCGAGAGCGAATCGCAGAGCCTGGCAAACTAACCGCCACTGTCTACTGGGATCCGCCCCGCGCAAAGGATTCTGCCGACGGCATCATCAAAAA ACTGAAACGCCGGGGCCCAGAACCAGGATCCGAGTTTTCAGAAGGAGAACATCTTATACGCTATGCTGTCTATGACAGGGCGCACAATCGGGCCACCTGCAAATTTTTGCTGAGGGTTCGAG TGAGTCGCTGTCCTATCTTGAAGGCGCCCGAACATGGTTATCTCAGCTGCACTTCGGCAGGGAACAATTATGGTGCCGTCTGCGAATACCAGTGCGACGGAGGCTACGAGCTAGAGGGTGCCCGTTCACGGGTCTGCCAGTCCAGCCGCCAATGGACTGGTTCTCAGCCCAGGTGTACCC CCATGCAAATCAACGTGGAGGTCAACTCTGTCACAGGCCTTTTGGATCAGTTTTATGAAAAGCGCCGGTTGCTGGTCGTCTCGGCTCCCGACTCCTCAGACCGCTACTATAAGATGCAGAATGCCATGTTGCAA caagcAACTTGTGGGTTGGACATGCGTCACATGTCTGTGATTGAACTGGTGGGTTTACCGCCTCGTGATGTGGGGCGTATCCGCGAGCTCCAACTCTCCCAAAAGATAGTGGAAGAACTGAG GCAGCTGCTGCACCTCAGTCATTCTCGCTTCAACGTAGTGTTGATTGACAAAGACGGCGTAGACCGTGACCGCTACATCCAGCCGGTGACGCCCGATGAGCTGTTCGCCTTCGTGGATATGTACCTGCTGAGCCCCCAGGAACAGTTACAGCAAGCACAAAACAGGGACATGTGCGAGTGA
- the SRPX2 gene encoding sushi repeat-containing protein SRPX2 isoform X3 encodes MFQEASLVFLLLWPTLVVSTWHEGSRYSVEESQTDDVYHTEASSVPAPDYQVPRWCHPLIIYNGEATCYSPRGGNYRSSLGTRCALSCNRGYRLVGPRSVQCLLNRHWSGIIYCRQIRCHTLPALQHGSYQCSNGVKVDSHCHYSCQLGYHLEGDRSRVCMEEGRWSGSVPICVDIEPPQIRCPDSRERIAEPGKLTATVYWDPPRAKDSADGIIKKLKRRGPEPGSEFSEGEHLIRYAVYDRAHNRATCKFLLRVRVSRCPILKAPEHGYLSCTSAGNNYGAVCEYQCDGGYELEGARSRVCQSSRQWTGSQPRCTPMQINVEVNSVTGLLDQFYEKRRLLVVSAPDSSDRYYKMQNAMLQQATCGLDMRHMSVIELVGLPPRDVGRIRELQLSQKIVEELRQLLHLSHSRFNVVLIDKDGVDRDRYIQPVTPDELFAFVDMYLLSPQEQLQQAQNRDMCE; translated from the exons ATGTTTCAAGAGGCATCGCTCGTCTTCCTGCTTCTCTGGCCCACCTTGGTGGTCTCTACCTGGCATGAAG GGTCTAGATATTCCGTGGAAGAAAGTCAAACTGACGACGTGTACCATACAGAAGCTTCCAGTGTCCCTGCTCCAGATTATCAAG tTCCTCGGTGGTGTCATCCGCTAATCATTTACAATGGGGAGGCTACCTGCTATTCACCCCGTGGAGGAAATTACCGCAGCAGCCTGGGGACACGCTGTGCGCTCTCCTGCAACCGTGGGTATCGCCTGGTTGGCCCGAGGTCTGTGCAATGCTTATTGAACCGCCACTGGTCTGGGATTATCTATTGTAGAC AGATTCGATGTCACACATTGCCAGCACTTCAGCATGGGTCGTACCAGTGCTCCAATGGGGTGAAGGTTGATTCTCACTGTCACTACAGCTGCCAACTCGGGTATCATCTAGAAGGTGACCGCAGCCGTGTGTGCATGGAAGAAGGGCGCTGGAGCGGTAGCGTGCCAATTTGTGTAG ACATAGAACCTCCTCAAATCCGGTGTCCGGATTCTCGAGAGCGAATCGCAGAGCCTGGCAAACTAACCGCCACTGTCTACTGGGATCCGCCCCGCGCAAAGGATTCTGCCGACGGCATCATCAAAAA ACTGAAACGCCGGGGCCCAGAACCAGGATCCGAGTTTTCAGAAGGAGAACATCTTATACGCTATGCTGTCTATGACAGGGCGCACAATCGGGCCACCTGCAAATTTTTGCTGAGGGTTCGAG TGAGTCGCTGTCCTATCTTGAAGGCGCCCGAACATGGTTATCTCAGCTGCACTTCGGCAGGGAACAATTATGGTGCCGTCTGCGAATACCAGTGCGACGGAGGCTACGAGCTAGAGGGTGCCCGTTCACGGGTCTGCCAGTCCAGCCGCCAATGGACTGGTTCTCAGCCCAGGTGTACCC CCATGCAAATCAACGTGGAGGTCAACTCTGTCACAGGCCTTTTGGATCAGTTTTATGAAAAGCGCCGGTTGCTGGTCGTCTCGGCTCCCGACTCCTCAGACCGCTACTATAAGATGCAGAATGCCATGTTGCAA caagcAACTTGTGGGTTGGACATGCGTCACATGTCTGTGATTGAACTGGTGGGTTTACCGCCTCGTGATGTGGGGCGTATCCGCGAGCTCCAACTCTCCCAAAAGATAGTGGAAGAACTGAG GCAGCTGCTGCACCTCAGTCATTCTCGCTTCAACGTAGTGTTGATTGACAAAGACGGCGTAGACCGTGACCGCTACATCCAGCCGGTGACGCCCGATGAGCTGTTCGCCTTCGTGGATATGTACCTGCTGAGCCCCCAGGAACAGTTACAGCAAGCACAAAACAGGGACATGTGCGAGTGA
- the SRPX2 gene encoding sushi repeat-containing protein SRPX2 isoform X6 — translation MFQEASLVFLLLWPTLVVSTWHEGSRYSVEESQTDDVYHTEASSVPAPDYQEIRCHTLPALQHGSYQCSNGVKVDSHCHYSCQLGYHLEGDRSRVCMEEGRWSGSVPICVDIEPPQIRCPDSRERIAEPGKLTATVYWDPPRAKDSADGIIKKLKRRGPEPGSEFSEGEHLIRYAVYDRAHNRATCKFLLRVRVSRCPILKAPEHGYLSCTSAGNNYGAVCEYQCDGGYELEGARSRVCQSSRQWTGSQPRCTPMQINVEVNSVTGLLDQFYEKRRLLVVSAPDSSDRYYKMQNAMLQQATCGLDMRHMSVIELVGLPPRDVGRIRELQLSQKIVEELRQLLHLSHSRFNVVLIDKDGVDRDRYIQPVTPDELFAFVDMYLLSPQEQLQQAQNRDMCE, via the exons ATGTTTCAAGAGGCATCGCTCGTCTTCCTGCTTCTCTGGCCCACCTTGGTGGTCTCTACCTGGCATGAAG GGTCTAGATATTCCGTGGAAGAAAGTCAAACTGACGACGTGTACCATACAGAAGCTTCCAGTGTCCCTGCTCCAGATTATCAAG AGATTCGATGTCACACATTGCCAGCACTTCAGCATGGGTCGTACCAGTGCTCCAATGGGGTGAAGGTTGATTCTCACTGTCACTACAGCTGCCAACTCGGGTATCATCTAGAAGGTGACCGCAGCCGTGTGTGCATGGAAGAAGGGCGCTGGAGCGGTAGCGTGCCAATTTGTGTAG ACATAGAACCTCCTCAAATCCGGTGTCCGGATTCTCGAGAGCGAATCGCAGAGCCTGGCAAACTAACCGCCACTGTCTACTGGGATCCGCCCCGCGCAAAGGATTCTGCCGACGGCATCATCAAAAA ACTGAAACGCCGGGGCCCAGAACCAGGATCCGAGTTTTCAGAAGGAGAACATCTTATACGCTATGCTGTCTATGACAGGGCGCACAATCGGGCCACCTGCAAATTTTTGCTGAGGGTTCGAG TGAGTCGCTGTCCTATCTTGAAGGCGCCCGAACATGGTTATCTCAGCTGCACTTCGGCAGGGAACAATTATGGTGCCGTCTGCGAATACCAGTGCGACGGAGGCTACGAGCTAGAGGGTGCCCGTTCACGGGTCTGCCAGTCCAGCCGCCAATGGACTGGTTCTCAGCCCAGGTGTACCC CCATGCAAATCAACGTGGAGGTCAACTCTGTCACAGGCCTTTTGGATCAGTTTTATGAAAAGCGCCGGTTGCTGGTCGTCTCGGCTCCCGACTCCTCAGACCGCTACTATAAGATGCAGAATGCCATGTTGCAA caagcAACTTGTGGGTTGGACATGCGTCACATGTCTGTGATTGAACTGGTGGGTTTACCGCCTCGTGATGTGGGGCGTATCCGCGAGCTCCAACTCTCCCAAAAGATAGTGGAAGAACTGAG GCAGCTGCTGCACCTCAGTCATTCTCGCTTCAACGTAGTGTTGATTGACAAAGACGGCGTAGACCGTGACCGCTACATCCAGCCGGTGACGCCCGATGAGCTGTTCGCCTTCGTGGATATGTACCTGCTGAGCCCCCAGGAACAGTTACAGCAAGCACAAAACAGGGACATGTGCGAGTGA
- the SRPX2 gene encoding sushi repeat-containing protein SRPX2 isoform X2 produces the protein MTQHFLRLPHPCFCCSFLPMKPSLIATPGSAGVAWGGRVRGRRPRYLFHLACFWLLELSQGSRCSRGSRYSVEESQTDDVYHTEASSVPAPDYQVPRWCHPLIIYNGEATCYSPRGGNYRSSLGTRCALSCNQIRCHTLPALQHGSYQCSNGVKVDSHCHYSCQLGYHLEGDRSRVCMEEGRWSGSVPICVDIEPPQIRCPDSRERIAEPGKLTATVYWDPPRAKDSADGIIKKLKRRGPEPGSEFSEGEHLIRYAVYDRAHNRATCKFLLRVRVSRCPILKAPEHGYLSCTSAGNNYGAVCEYQCDGGYELEGARSRVCQSSRQWTGSQPRCTPMQINVEVNSVTGLLDQFYEKRRLLVVSAPDSSDRYYKMQNAMLQQATCGLDMRHMSVIELVGLPPRDVGRIRELQLSQKIVEELRQLLHLSHSRFNVVLIDKDGVDRDRYIQPVTPDELFAFVDMYLLSPQEQLQQAQNRDMCE, from the exons atgactcagcacttcctacgcctgccccacccctgcttctgttgttcattcctgcctatgaaaccaagcctgattgccacgcctgggtctgcaggcgtggcctggggaggaagagtcaggggacggaggcctcgttatctcttccacctggcctgcttctggctcctggagctcagccaggggagccggtgctcccgag GGTCTAGATATTCCGTGGAAGAAAGTCAAACTGACGACGTGTACCATACAGAAGCTTCCAGTGTCCCTGCTCCAGATTATCAAG tTCCTCGGTGGTGTCATCCGCTAATCATTTACAATGGGGAGGCTACCTGCTATTCACCCCGTGGAGGAAATTACCGCAGCAGCCTGGGGACACGCTGTGCGCTCTCCTGCAACC AGATTCGATGTCACACATTGCCAGCACTTCAGCATGGGTCGTACCAGTGCTCCAATGGGGTGAAGGTTGATTCTCACTGTCACTACAGCTGCCAACTCGGGTATCATCTAGAAGGTGACCGCAGCCGTGTGTGCATGGAAGAAGGGCGCTGGAGCGGTAGCGTGCCAATTTGTGTAG ACATAGAACCTCCTCAAATCCGGTGTCCGGATTCTCGAGAGCGAATCGCAGAGCCTGGCAAACTAACCGCCACTGTCTACTGGGATCCGCCCCGCGCAAAGGATTCTGCCGACGGCATCATCAAAAA ACTGAAACGCCGGGGCCCAGAACCAGGATCCGAGTTTTCAGAAGGAGAACATCTTATACGCTATGCTGTCTATGACAGGGCGCACAATCGGGCCACCTGCAAATTTTTGCTGAGGGTTCGAG TGAGTCGCTGTCCTATCTTGAAGGCGCCCGAACATGGTTATCTCAGCTGCACTTCGGCAGGGAACAATTATGGTGCCGTCTGCGAATACCAGTGCGACGGAGGCTACGAGCTAGAGGGTGCCCGTTCACGGGTCTGCCAGTCCAGCCGCCAATGGACTGGTTCTCAGCCCAGGTGTACCC CCATGCAAATCAACGTGGAGGTCAACTCTGTCACAGGCCTTTTGGATCAGTTTTATGAAAAGCGCCGGTTGCTGGTCGTCTCGGCTCCCGACTCCTCAGACCGCTACTATAAGATGCAGAATGCCATGTTGCAA caagcAACTTGTGGGTTGGACATGCGTCACATGTCTGTGATTGAACTGGTGGGTTTACCGCCTCGTGATGTGGGGCGTATCCGCGAGCTCCAACTCTCCCAAAAGATAGTGGAAGAACTGAG GCAGCTGCTGCACCTCAGTCATTCTCGCTTCAACGTAGTGTTGATTGACAAAGACGGCGTAGACCGTGACCGCTACATCCAGCCGGTGACGCCCGATGAGCTGTTCGCCTTCGTGGATATGTACCTGCTGAGCCCCCAGGAACAGTTACAGCAAGCACAAAACAGGGACATGTGCGAGTGA
- the SRPX2 gene encoding sushi repeat-containing protein SRPX2 isoform X4, with protein MTQHFLRLPHPCFCCSFLPMKPSLIATPGSAGVAWGGRVRGRRPRYLFHLACFWLLELSQGSRCSRGSRYSVEESQTDDVYHTEASSVPAPDYQVPRWCHPLIIYNGEATCYSPRGGNYRSSLGTRCALSCNRGYRLVGPRSVQCLLNRHWSGIIYCRHIEPPQIRCPDSRERIAEPGKLTATVYWDPPRAKDSADGIIKKLKRRGPEPGSEFSEGEHLIRYAVYDRAHNRATCKFLLRVRVSRCPILKAPEHGYLSCTSAGNNYGAVCEYQCDGGYELEGARSRVCQSSRQWTGSQPRCTPMQINVEVNSVTGLLDQFYEKRRLLVVSAPDSSDRYYKMQNAMLQQATCGLDMRHMSVIELVGLPPRDVGRIRELQLSQKIVEELRQLLHLSHSRFNVVLIDKDGVDRDRYIQPVTPDELFAFVDMYLLSPQEQLQQAQNRDMCE; from the exons atgactcagcacttcctacgcctgccccacccctgcttctgttgttcattcctgcctatgaaaccaagcctgattgccacgcctgggtctgcaggcgtggcctggggaggaagagtcaggggacggaggcctcgttatctcttccacctggcctgcttctggctcctggagctcagccaggggagccggtgctcccgag GGTCTAGATATTCCGTGGAAGAAAGTCAAACTGACGACGTGTACCATACAGAAGCTTCCAGTGTCCCTGCTCCAGATTATCAAG tTCCTCGGTGGTGTCATCCGCTAATCATTTACAATGGGGAGGCTACCTGCTATTCACCCCGTGGAGGAAATTACCGCAGCAGCCTGGGGACACGCTGTGCGCTCTCCTGCAACCGTGGGTATCGCCTGGTTGGCCCGAGGTCTGTGCAATGCTTATTGAACCGCCACTGGTCTGGGATTATCTATTGTAGAC ACATAGAACCTCCTCAAATCCGGTGTCCGGATTCTCGAGAGCGAATCGCAGAGCCTGGCAAACTAACCGCCACTGTCTACTGGGATCCGCCCCGCGCAAAGGATTCTGCCGACGGCATCATCAAAAA ACTGAAACGCCGGGGCCCAGAACCAGGATCCGAGTTTTCAGAAGGAGAACATCTTATACGCTATGCTGTCTATGACAGGGCGCACAATCGGGCCACCTGCAAATTTTTGCTGAGGGTTCGAG TGAGTCGCTGTCCTATCTTGAAGGCGCCCGAACATGGTTATCTCAGCTGCACTTCGGCAGGGAACAATTATGGTGCCGTCTGCGAATACCAGTGCGACGGAGGCTACGAGCTAGAGGGTGCCCGTTCACGGGTCTGCCAGTCCAGCCGCCAATGGACTGGTTCTCAGCCCAGGTGTACCC CCATGCAAATCAACGTGGAGGTCAACTCTGTCACAGGCCTTTTGGATCAGTTTTATGAAAAGCGCCGGTTGCTGGTCGTCTCGGCTCCCGACTCCTCAGACCGCTACTATAAGATGCAGAATGCCATGTTGCAA caagcAACTTGTGGGTTGGACATGCGTCACATGTCTGTGATTGAACTGGTGGGTTTACCGCCTCGTGATGTGGGGCGTATCCGCGAGCTCCAACTCTCCCAAAAGATAGTGGAAGAACTGAG GCAGCTGCTGCACCTCAGTCATTCTCGCTTCAACGTAGTGTTGATTGACAAAGACGGCGTAGACCGTGACCGCTACATCCAGCCGGTGACGCCCGATGAGCTGTTCGCCTTCGTGGATATGTACCTGCTGAGCCCCCAGGAACAGTTACAGCAAGCACAAAACAGGGACATGTGCGAGTGA
- the SRPX2 gene encoding sushi repeat-containing protein SRPX2 isoform X1, giving the protein MTQHFLRLPHPCFCCSFLPMKPSLIATPGSAGVAWGGRVRGRRPRYLFHLACFWLLELSQGSRCSRGSRYSVEESQTDDVYHTEASSVPAPDYQVPRWCHPLIIYNGEATCYSPRGGNYRSSLGTRCALSCNRGYRLVGPRSVQCLLNRHWSGIIYCRQIRCHTLPALQHGSYQCSNGVKVDSHCHYSCQLGYHLEGDRSRVCMEEGRWSGSVPICVDIEPPQIRCPDSRERIAEPGKLTATVYWDPPRAKDSADGIIKKLKRRGPEPGSEFSEGEHLIRYAVYDRAHNRATCKFLLRVRVSRCPILKAPEHGYLSCTSAGNNYGAVCEYQCDGGYELEGARSRVCQSSRQWTGSQPRCTPMQINVEVNSVTGLLDQFYEKRRLLVVSAPDSSDRYYKMQNAMLQQATCGLDMRHMSVIELVGLPPRDVGRIRELQLSQKIVEELRQLLHLSHSRFNVVLIDKDGVDRDRYIQPVTPDELFAFVDMYLLSPQEQLQQAQNRDMCE; this is encoded by the exons atgactcagcacttcctacgcctgccccacccctgcttctgttgttcattcctgcctatgaaaccaagcctgattgccacgcctgggtctgcaggcgtggcctggggaggaagagtcaggggacggaggcctcgttatctcttccacctggcctgcttctggctcctggagctcagccaggggagccggtgctcccgag GGTCTAGATATTCCGTGGAAGAAAGTCAAACTGACGACGTGTACCATACAGAAGCTTCCAGTGTCCCTGCTCCAGATTATCAAG tTCCTCGGTGGTGTCATCCGCTAATCATTTACAATGGGGAGGCTACCTGCTATTCACCCCGTGGAGGAAATTACCGCAGCAGCCTGGGGACACGCTGTGCGCTCTCCTGCAACCGTGGGTATCGCCTGGTTGGCCCGAGGTCTGTGCAATGCTTATTGAACCGCCACTGGTCTGGGATTATCTATTGTAGAC AGATTCGATGTCACACATTGCCAGCACTTCAGCATGGGTCGTACCAGTGCTCCAATGGGGTGAAGGTTGATTCTCACTGTCACTACAGCTGCCAACTCGGGTATCATCTAGAAGGTGACCGCAGCCGTGTGTGCATGGAAGAAGGGCGCTGGAGCGGTAGCGTGCCAATTTGTGTAG ACATAGAACCTCCTCAAATCCGGTGTCCGGATTCTCGAGAGCGAATCGCAGAGCCTGGCAAACTAACCGCCACTGTCTACTGGGATCCGCCCCGCGCAAAGGATTCTGCCGACGGCATCATCAAAAA ACTGAAACGCCGGGGCCCAGAACCAGGATCCGAGTTTTCAGAAGGAGAACATCTTATACGCTATGCTGTCTATGACAGGGCGCACAATCGGGCCACCTGCAAATTTTTGCTGAGGGTTCGAG TGAGTCGCTGTCCTATCTTGAAGGCGCCCGAACATGGTTATCTCAGCTGCACTTCGGCAGGGAACAATTATGGTGCCGTCTGCGAATACCAGTGCGACGGAGGCTACGAGCTAGAGGGTGCCCGTTCACGGGTCTGCCAGTCCAGCCGCCAATGGACTGGTTCTCAGCCCAGGTGTACCC CCATGCAAATCAACGTGGAGGTCAACTCTGTCACAGGCCTTTTGGATCAGTTTTATGAAAAGCGCCGGTTGCTGGTCGTCTCGGCTCCCGACTCCTCAGACCGCTACTATAAGATGCAGAATGCCATGTTGCAA caagcAACTTGTGGGTTGGACATGCGTCACATGTCTGTGATTGAACTGGTGGGTTTACCGCCTCGTGATGTGGGGCGTATCCGCGAGCTCCAACTCTCCCAAAAGATAGTGGAAGAACTGAG GCAGCTGCTGCACCTCAGTCATTCTCGCTTCAACGTAGTGTTGATTGACAAAGACGGCGTAGACCGTGACCGCTACATCCAGCCGGTGACGCCCGATGAGCTGTTCGCCTTCGTGGATATGTACCTGCTGAGCCCCCAGGAACAGTTACAGCAAGCACAAAACAGGGACATGTGCGAGTGA
- the SRPX2 gene encoding sushi repeat-containing protein SRPX2 isoform X7: MFQEASLVFLLLWPTLVVSTWHEEIRCHTLPALQHGSYQCSNGVKVDSHCHYSCQLGYHLEGDRSRVCMEEGRWSGSVPICVDIEPPQIRCPDSRERIAEPGKLTATVYWDPPRAKDSADGIIKKLKRRGPEPGSEFSEGEHLIRYAVYDRAHNRATCKFLLRVRVSRCPILKAPEHGYLSCTSAGNNYGAVCEYQCDGGYELEGARSRVCQSSRQWTGSQPRCTPMQINVEVNSVTGLLDQFYEKRRLLVVSAPDSSDRYYKMQNAMLQQATCGLDMRHMSVIELVGLPPRDVGRIRELQLSQKIVEELRQLLHLSHSRFNVVLIDKDGVDRDRYIQPVTPDELFAFVDMYLLSPQEQLQQAQNRDMCE, translated from the exons ATGTTTCAAGAGGCATCGCTCGTCTTCCTGCTTCTCTGGCCCACCTTGGTGGTCTCTACCTGGCATGAAG AGATTCGATGTCACACATTGCCAGCACTTCAGCATGGGTCGTACCAGTGCTCCAATGGGGTGAAGGTTGATTCTCACTGTCACTACAGCTGCCAACTCGGGTATCATCTAGAAGGTGACCGCAGCCGTGTGTGCATGGAAGAAGGGCGCTGGAGCGGTAGCGTGCCAATTTGTGTAG ACATAGAACCTCCTCAAATCCGGTGTCCGGATTCTCGAGAGCGAATCGCAGAGCCTGGCAAACTAACCGCCACTGTCTACTGGGATCCGCCCCGCGCAAAGGATTCTGCCGACGGCATCATCAAAAA ACTGAAACGCCGGGGCCCAGAACCAGGATCCGAGTTTTCAGAAGGAGAACATCTTATACGCTATGCTGTCTATGACAGGGCGCACAATCGGGCCACCTGCAAATTTTTGCTGAGGGTTCGAG TGAGTCGCTGTCCTATCTTGAAGGCGCCCGAACATGGTTATCTCAGCTGCACTTCGGCAGGGAACAATTATGGTGCCGTCTGCGAATACCAGTGCGACGGAGGCTACGAGCTAGAGGGTGCCCGTTCACGGGTCTGCCAGTCCAGCCGCCAATGGACTGGTTCTCAGCCCAGGTGTACCC CCATGCAAATCAACGTGGAGGTCAACTCTGTCACAGGCCTTTTGGATCAGTTTTATGAAAAGCGCCGGTTGCTGGTCGTCTCGGCTCCCGACTCCTCAGACCGCTACTATAAGATGCAGAATGCCATGTTGCAA caagcAACTTGTGGGTTGGACATGCGTCACATGTCTGTGATTGAACTGGTGGGTTTACCGCCTCGTGATGTGGGGCGTATCCGCGAGCTCCAACTCTCCCAAAAGATAGTGGAAGAACTGAG GCAGCTGCTGCACCTCAGTCATTCTCGCTTCAACGTAGTGTTGATTGACAAAGACGGCGTAGACCGTGACCGCTACATCCAGCCGGTGACGCCCGATGAGCTGTTCGCCTTCGTGGATATGTACCTGCTGAGCCCCCAGGAACAGTTACAGCAAGCACAAAACAGGGACATGTGCGAGTGA